One Globicephala melas chromosome 9, mGloMel1.2, whole genome shotgun sequence genomic window, CAGGGTTCTTTGTAGAAGGAACACACGTGACCGTAATCACGGGGACCTGCCAAGAACGGGGCTAGGAGGCTTGCGTTCGGCGcatccctttctcctttctaaaAGAGGGTCCTGTGACAGGAATGGACTGACAACTAACTAACTTAACTACTCGCTGATGACTGATGACCAGGCCCCGCTCTGGTTGCTCGCTCGGCCTGGGCAGCTTCAGCTGCGCACGTCCAGGTCTGGGTCACCCAGACCGTGACACGGCCGAGGTGGGTCTGCACGATCCGGTCAGTTTAATGGGAGCAGAGAGGCACgcgtttattttatttaaagtccCCCAGTGTTGGCGCACAACACGTATTTAAAGCGCTTGGAGATAAAAGGTAGAATGACTCTGGTCTGACTTGCGCTGCACAGTGAATCCCCACTCAAGGGAGTCGCGCCTTCCCCTTTGTCTCTGGTTCTTGGCTCGTGAGTGGGAAGTAGGGAATTCTGGATCAAACTGGCTCCTACCCGGCAGGCCTCAGTTCAGGCAAGAAGGAGCAGACCGCCCTGAATGAATGGCGTCCACCTGGGAAGCAGGTCTGTTTGCCCAGCGTCTAAGCCACCTCATCTGTGGCTGGCGCTGTGGGAGGCGTGGAGTCGAGGGCAGGCGGAGGCCCCGGACTGGGTCTGCCCATTGCCCACATCCTTTAGGGAGCTCGTGCTGTTTTCTGTCCAGCACTCGACCTCACTGGATTAACTGCCTAGCCCTTCTCCATTTCGGTGCTCAGCTGTGACTGCACCCCGATCCGTCCCATTATGTGATGCCACGGCTCTGCCGGCCGCCTCCCCAGAGCCCCTGCCtcgggctgggggcagggcttgCGTCCCTCGAGGGGGTTGGCTGGGGGGCGCCAGTCCCCTTTGCCCGTGGTGACCAGGGcagaggtgagggtggggagcagaggctTCCTTGTCTATTGAACACCTTCTGTCTCNNNNNNNNNNNNNNNNNNNNNNNNNNNNNNNNNNNNNNNNNNNNNNNNNNNNNNNNNNNNNNNNNNNNNNNNNNNNNNNNNNNNNNNNNNNNNNNNNNNNNNNNNNNNNNNNNNNNNNNNNNNNNNNNNNNNNNNNNNNNNNNNNNNNNNNNNNNNNNNNNNNNNNNNNNNNNNNNNNNNNNNNNNNNNNNNNNNNNNNNcccctccccctcccctcccccttctcccctccccctcctcccctcccctccccctcctcccctcccctcccccctcctccccctccccttctccccccctCAGCACCCACGACACATTTGTTACATCGGCCACACACGGGCTCAGAGAAAGTTCAGTTCCTGTTAaaacgcacacgcacacacatgcaagcacacacccacactctcacgtgcatgcacacgcacactcacacactcatacGCACATCAGACAACACAGTGTCTGAATGTTCCACgtctctttctgtctcctgtTTGGCACTTGTAAGCAAGACACGTTTGTGGGAAATTTTCAGCCTCTGCTTCAGTTCAGTGCCTGGACTTTCtcacttttcatttgtttatactTTGAGGTACTTTCGTGCTACCCCCTGCCCTAAAGCATCATTTTGaaatttagtttcattttctgCACTTCTGAGTTAAGAAGTAAAAGCCCTTATGGGAGTTCTTCCAAGTCCCAGGGAGGATGCCACGCCGGACGGGACCAGGAATGTTTGTCTGAACTCGAGATGCCCTTTGGGTGGGGCCTCGACTTGCCCTCCTGACTGAGCAGGAACCACCTTGCGAGTCCCTGGGAAGGAGGCCACTTGCTGTCTGCCCAGGGCCGGGTGCTGCAGCCATGGTCAGAGGGGGACGTGGGCCACggtgggagaagggaaggagggagggagggcagtgaCAGGTGCCATCTGAGAGGCAGGGTCAGGACCCAGTGGATGCTGTGAGGAGGAACTTAGTCCCCGGCCGTATTTAGTCCTCTTAGTACCCAGTAGTACTTAGTCCTCAGTGGAGACAGCTGCTGAGCAGGTACTTAGCACTCAGTAGTGCTTAATCCTCCACAGCAAAAGCGACAAGACAAGCAGCTTAGTGGAAATCTGGTCTCCTGTGTGAGGCACATCTTGTGTCTGAGAGATTGCAGATCCCGCTGGAGCCTTGCAGGCCCCTCTTCTCGCAGGTCCACGTGCATTTTTAGGAACGTTGAAGGTGTATCATCTccttgactttaaaaaatgttccgAAATATTTTCCTACTCAGCAAGCACTTGAGGGGCCCTGAAGCTGTGATTTCTCATCAGGGGAACTGTGGGCCATAGAATGTGAATTTAAATCAATCACAAGATTCCGGTAGAATCCTTCCCGGTGGACCCAGACCAGAGGGGTAAGAATTTCAGGAAACAGTGTCATTATGGTGAGTGTGGCTGGGGTGACTTGTACTTTGAAGTCTGTATCGAGGGCagtgaaaaatttgaaataaaaggcGGAGTCCATCAACAGTCTGCTCTGAAATTGCCAAGCCCAGCCTGGTGCTGGAACGAACTGATAAGATCCCATGAGCTGGAAAACCGTGAAGTCTCCATTGTGAAGGTAGACCTGCGTGCTTGCCGGTCCTCAGCACAGAGACCACTGTTACGGGGGCTCTAGCCCGAGGGTGCCTGCGTGAGACTGTGTGAGCCAGCACCACAGATGTGCTTGGGGTCTGTTGCTTTGGAAGTGACATCCTAAGAGTTCCTGGACTTGCACGGGGCCCTCCACCAGGCTGTCAATGCAGCCTGCACTCACTCCCTGCTCCGTTCATGAATGGTCGAGAATAAGGACTTTATCTCAATCGTTTAATGGGGTTTTTCTCATTTGCTGTTAGAAAAATGTGGTTCCCCGCTGAATGGGTCTTCAACAGAGTAATAGGCTCTGGTAAGTGCAGAGTTTGAAGGAGATGCAGCCTTTAATCACACCGGCCTTTCTGGTATGGCTGTGTTTGGGGGTTTTATTTAATAGCTCTGAATACGGTTCCTTGCTCTCTCTACCTCCCTTCTCATACTTGTTTAAAAGACCAATTTGCTGGATTTATGTCCTTGTGACTCCCCCTTTTTCTCATATATTCCCCAGTCATTTTACTGGGCCTGTTAACAGGGGAGAAGTGGAGTTACCCTAAGCCAGTTTCCTCTGCGTCCACCGGAGTCGCAGGCCTGAGACGAACGCTCTGAGTCCCACTGAAGGGGCACGGGAGCCCGCCTGGCTCCCTGAACTTCCCGCTGGTGTTTTTCCCTCTTGCATGGAACGTGTAGCTCTGGTGGGGACCCTGTCCTTCCCTGGTGACTGCAGATGGCCTGCTTGTCGGGTCAGACTCTCCAGCTCCACGCTGCCACTGCGCCCTCCTCACGCGAGCAGGTGCCCGTGGTTAGCGAGGCTGCGTCACCAGGCGGCCGAGGGAGACTCGGGGCTGCTGTCATCTCGCTGGGTGGTGGCTGCGCTGCATCTCTGCCCTGTCCAGCAGTGGCAACACGAGTCTCACTTTGTGCACCCGCCCAGGCAGTAGCTAGGAGAGCCGTGTGAAGTGACTCAGACATCATTTGATGTGTCCTTATTCTGGAAATGGAAGTCTGCGGTGAGATGAGGGTGGTGGCTGGGGACCGTGGAGCAGCGCTGGGGATAGTCAGGTCCCCGTGTTGACCCGCCAGTAGTGAAAATGGGCGAGAGCGCTCACCTGTGCCCCGCACATTCCTGACGGGATGATGGCCAGGGCGCAGGTGTTGCAAGGAGCGAAATAAAGCATCAGCCTTaggaagggatggaggaggggaggagggagggggggagggagggggaggggaggggaggggaggagggagagggagggggagggagggggatgggaggggagaggagagaggagggaggggagggaagatgggaggggaagagggaggaggggaagggaagggagagaggagggaggggagggaggggagggaggaggggagggaagatgggagggagaggagaaccAGGCTCCAGGGCTCATTGTGAGGGTCGTGGCTGCAACCGTGTTTCTGTCACTCCAGTAAAGCGGACTTGCGCACTCCTGTCTGGCCGGTGTGGTTTGCAAGCCCTGTGAGGCCGACACACTCCCCGTTGTGAAGTTTCCTGATATCCGGGGAAGGCACGGAGGACCTACTGCTTTGTGAGTGACGGCAGAGGAGGTGGTGGCCTCACAGGGGTCTCTGGGCCCACGAACGCCTGCAGCCTCTTCCAGGAGGGGCGTGATGCGGCCTGGGCTCAGCATCGGGTGACCCGTGGACAGATGCTGCGTGGGCTCTGCACCTGCTGTCACAGCACTGCCCCGCCTCTGTCCCACATCCCATGTCACTGGGTCCCTGATTTGTGGCCTCTTCCAGGTCCTTTGTTACTCAAGGCCTGCGGTAGAGGCCCTCTCGCTGCTAAGTCACTCGCTggaatgctaaggctgctgctgggcCGGTGGAGCTCATGTCCCGGGGGAAAGGCCCCAGCTGGCCCCCTCCTGGGGGACTTGCAGTACAGTAGGGAGGAAGTTCCCATTAATGAATGGGGGAAAGGGAGCCACAGAGCAATGAGTCAGAAACCTGAGCTCTGGAATAAGGTAGTTTCCAGCAAACAGGACTCCTGCTCAGACTCATGTCGGGTTGAGAGGGACGATGAGCCAGGGAAGGAAAAACGCATTTGCAGTGGGCAGGTGGGCCGAGCAGACCCTTGGGGTAACCTCCTTGCCCTGCCTGAGTCCTGCCATGCTCTGCTTTTGCTGCCAGATAAATccactttctgtttttaaaaatattttaatttttaaatgtatttatttatttttggctgcactaggtcttcgttgctgtgcacgggctttctctagttgcagcgagcaggggctactcttcattgtggtgtgcaggcttcttactgcggtgctTACCGcgtgctctaggcacgcgggctcagtagttgtggcgcacgggctcagtagttatggcacatgggctcagttgctctgcggcatgggaGATCTTCCCGGGgatcgaaccctcgtcccctgcattggcaggcggattcttaaccactgagccaccggggaagtctccactttcttttaaattgatgAATAGGGTTTGCTTGGCCAGGGAAACGCAGGCAGGCtgcttccctgactcctgggaaCCTTCAGGTGGAAAGTTATTTGCTACCGAGTGGGATGAATAAGTTATTTACAACCAACTCAATAAATAAGTTGATTATCACAGTTTTCAATGTGAAAATGAAGTGTGAATATATAATAACGAGACTGATTTCTTGTATGGCTTGTAAATTGTCTCtgcaaacatttttcaaagaggcagagagaatTATCTTGACCGTATGGTGCCATCCGTGAAAGTCCCGGATGTGCAGGTTCCAGCCTGACTCACTGCTTACTGCAGTGCCTGGATCTTCCACAACTATGAACACCTGAGTTAAACCCGCTCGGGCTTAACTCTGTTGCCTCTGACCTGGAGCTCCCCGGTCTCCGGACCAGGCTCACACCCGCAGCCTCAGGGATACACTGTGAGTCTGGACTCTCCTCATAAAGGAGAACTGGCTGTCGCCTATGGTCATCCTTTCGTTTCTTGTCGAGAAGACGCCCCTTTCTACCTGGGGTCGTCCTCCATAACATTCCCAGGTCACTCCTTGCTGCAGGTTCGGAGCGCTGTGCTCCTCTCCAAGGACAGGCAGCTCCTGCCAAGGGGTGGCCTCCAGGTGCCTACCACCATGTCTTCCCATGAGCCTGGATCCTGCCAGCGCTGCTGTCCCCCCAAAACCTGCTTGCCGCTGAGGGCCACCCTCTGTGACCTCCCCCCTCCGCTCTGAGGTCCCCCCTCCCCTGTGAGggcccctctctctcctctgtgagGTCCCCCCTCCCCTGTGAGGTCCCATCTCTCTCCCCTGTGAggtcccctctctctcctctgtgagGTCCCCTCTCCTCTGTGAGGTCCCCCCTCCCCTGTGAggtcccctctctctcctctgtgagGTCCCCTCTCCCCTGTGAGGTCCCCTCTCCTTGTGAGGTCCCCCCCATAAGGTCCGTCCTCCTCCTTCAAGATTTTTTGTTCCTAGTGGTGCAGCTGCCAGCCTTTGACCTCACCTGCCCCTTTACTGCAGCTCAGACCACCTGCACCATCAGTCCTTGAGAGCCCAACCTCATAGTCTCTTGAAATAgacaatttttgtttatttatttatttttgctgtgttgggtcttcgtttctgtgcgcgggctttctctctttgcggcgagcggggcccactcttcatcgtggtgcgcgggcctctcactatcgcggcctctcttgttgcggagcacaggctccagacgtgcaggctcagtagttgtggctcacgggcccagttgctctgcggcacgtgggatcttcccagaccagggctcgaacccgcgtcccctgcattggcaggcagattctcaaccactgcgccaccagggaagcccaaaatagacAATTTTTACAACTCTTACCCaatgcttttttccttctctctactaTCTTTAACTCATTATTCACAAATCATTAGGATAAAAACAGGAAgtacttagaagagtgcctggctcatgggtagatatttttattgttttaaaattaaaaattttttcatgttgttattttatcatatttctaagacagagttgttttttttggtCCTACTCAGAACGTTTTTAAGGCTCCGTACTGCATGCAGAAAACGCCAGCCCTTCCTCGTGTGGTGTCCAGGGCCTCCTGTGGCCTCACACCAACCCTCCACCCGCCTCCGCGCCCTCGCTGGACTCGCGCCCTCACCAACCGTGTCAAGCCCTGCCCTAGCACACCGTAACCTTTTTGGATTGGCTTTTCCACTCGGCAGAATtttctggagattcatccaggttgtggCTGTGTCTGTAGTCCCTCCCTTTTACTCCCTGCGTCATTTTTGCTGCTGAGTACTGGTCCATGGTGTGGATGGACCTGTTTGTTTAACCCTCACTCACTGGATGGTGTCTGGGCTCTTTCCCGTTTGGGGTATTATAAATGAAACTGCGATAAACATTTGTTTGCACGTTTCTGTGTGAACGTTAAGTCTTCGTTTCTCTGGAATCGGTGGCCAGGGGTCCAATTGCTCGGTTGTATGATGTGCGTGTTTCGTGTTTAAGAAACTCTGCCAGACttctttccagagtggctgtaccagttttcAGTCCCACTAGAAATGTAACAGTGGCCCAGTTTCCCCAGATCCTCGGCAGAATTTGGCGTTGCCGCGATGTTTCATTTCAGTCCTTCTGAGAGGTGTGCAGTGATGTCTCGTGTCTGACGGCCTGACGGCCAATGATGTGGAACAGCCTTttgtgtgcttatttgccatctgcacATCCTCTTCGGTGAAATGCCTCCTCATGTCTTTTGTCCACTTTATAATtggattttttaatgtttaattctcAGTGCTCTGTAAACTCCAGATAGTAGAGTCCCTTGTTGGATATGTAGtttgaattattttctcccactctgtcttttcctcctcttaatAGGACCTTTCACAGAGCGGAAGTTTTTAATGTTGACGAGATCTAGTTTAtcagttttccttttatggaCGATGTCTGGTGTCACGTCTAGGAACTTACTGCTTAGCCTCAGGCTCTAGAGGTTTTCATCTTTCTAGTCCCCTaagattgttgttgttttatgttttgcattTACATCCGTGACCCGTTTTGGCTACTTTTCGTGCGAACCATGAAACCTGTGTCAAGGCTCCTGTTCTGGCCTCTGGATGCTCCGCTgctccagcactatttgttgaaaaggcaaTTTTTCGACCATTAAGTTCCTtttgcacttttgtcaaaaatctgCTGGGCGTTTCTGTGTGGGTCATTTCTGGGttccctgttttgttctgttgatCTCTTTGCGTCTCCTCCCACCAGTGCCACGCGGCCTTGACTACTGTGCCTATTAATAAGGCTATAGGCATAGAATTATTAGGTAGAATCACTCCTCCcgcttcattcttctttttccaaattgttttaaGTTCTCTAGTTCCTTTGCTGTTCCACATAAATTTCTTGTCTGTATCTACAAAGAATTTTTCTGGGATTCTGATAGGAATTGTGTTAAACTTgtatatcaatttggggagagTTTACATCATTATTATGCTGCGatttccagtccatgaacacattATGTctatcatttatttagatctttgatttctttcatcaacattgtgtagttttcagtgcacatgttttgttagatttacacctaaatattttactttgtgagtgactgtaaataatgttttagtTTCAGTGTGCTCATAgctaatatagaaaaataatttattctaggAGGTTTTTGTAGATTCATTGGAATTTTCCATGTGGAAAATTATGTCATCTGGAAATAggtacagttttatttcttcctttttcacctgcatgacttttatttccttatattgCCCTCTTGCACTATTGAGAACTTTTGGCTCTGTTGAGTAAAAGTGGTGCAagaggacatccttgcctttttcctgattgTAGTGGGAAAGCTTCTagcttctcaccattaagtatgatgttcgCTGTAAGGCTTGTGTAGACGTTCATCGCCAAGTTGATGAAGTTCCTCTCAATTTCTATATTTGTGAGAATATCCATCATGAAAAGGTGttgaattaattgatttattttggaTTAAACCagtcttgcatccctggaataaaccccatcgtgtacaattatttttatatattgctggattttatATGCTAATATTATGGTATGGATTTTTATGTCagtattcatgagggatattggtatgtaggtttctttttctctttttttggtattgtctttgtctgcttttggtatcaggttaaTATTAGCTACCTAAAATTAATTGGAAactatttcctccttttctgttttccagaagGAATTGTATAGAATTcatattaattcttccttaaatgtttggtagaattatccagtgaaaccatctgggtctGGAAATATCTTTTTGGGaggttttaaattatgaattgaaTTTTCATAAGGGTTATAGGGTTATCAAATTATCTATTTTCATATTGGATGAGTTGTAGTAGTTTGTGTTTTTCGAGGAATGGGTCCATTTCGTCTAAGGTGCTATGTTTATGTGTGTAGACTTGTTTGTTCCCTTATGAGGTCTGCAGGGTCTGTACTGATGTCCCCTGTTTCGTTGCTGTTATTGATAATTTGTGACTGGTCTTGCTTTTTCattgtcagtcttgctagaggtttgccaattttactgatcttttcaggAAAGCAGCTTTTGTTTTCActgatttctctattttttaaatttcaattttgttgatttctgctctttattatttccttccttctagttgctttgggtttattttgc contains:
- the KANTR gene encoding LOW QUALITY PROTEIN: KDM5C adjacent transcript (The sequence of the model RefSeq protein was modified relative to this genomic sequence to represent the inferred CDS: deleted 2 bases in 1 codon; substituted 1 base at 1 genomic stop codon) produces the protein MSPVSLLLLIICDWSCFFIVSLARGLPILLIFSGKQLLFSLISLFXISILLISALYYFLPSSCFGFILLSFS